Proteins encoded within one genomic window of Granulicella pectinivorans:
- a CDS encoding GntR family transcriptional regulator, translating into MASEEEGLPGAVKRPQPKYLQIIDSLRENIEGGRYRNGARLPSEAELMRRFGVSRMTVVKAMQHLQQEGVLVRRAGSGTYASEAGPHQKPVFGLIIPDLGRTEIFEPICQGMAASPNASGHSLSWGHSAGGESKEDEAEHLCEQYIAQRVSGVFFAPVEFGARREQVNRRVLKSLRTARIPVVLLDRCVLEYPARSDYDIVGLDNRRAGYVMTDHLIRQGAQRVAFFAVEGSAETVDDRIVGYREALYAAGMPLDPEMILRADPADAATLSTRIAAKKIDALLCANDLTAAHVMRTLLGLGLRIPSDIRVAGIDDVRYAELLPVPLTTLHQPCRDIGATAIATMLDRISNPHLPARSVLLNGSLVVRESCGAKKL; encoded by the coding sequence ATGGCGAGCGAAGAAGAGGGACTGCCAGGCGCGGTGAAGCGTCCGCAGCCGAAGTATCTGCAGATCATCGACAGCCTGCGCGAGAACATCGAGGGGGGCCGCTATCGCAACGGGGCGCGCCTGCCGAGCGAAGCGGAGTTGATGCGGCGCTTCGGCGTCAGCCGGATGACGGTCGTCAAGGCAATGCAGCATCTGCAGCAGGAGGGGGTACTGGTGCGACGGGCCGGCTCCGGCACGTATGCCTCGGAGGCTGGTCCGCATCAGAAGCCCGTCTTCGGTCTGATCATTCCCGACCTTGGACGGACCGAGATCTTCGAGCCGATCTGCCAGGGCATGGCGGCCTCTCCCAACGCCTCCGGCCACTCGCTCTCCTGGGGGCACTCCGCGGGCGGCGAGAGCAAGGAGGATGAGGCCGAGCACCTCTGCGAGCAGTACATCGCGCAGCGCGTGTCCGGTGTCTTTTTCGCTCCCGTCGAGTTTGGCGCACGCCGCGAGCAGGTGAACCGGCGCGTACTCAAGTCGCTGCGAACAGCCCGTATTCCAGTGGTTTTGCTCGATCGTTGCGTGCTGGAGTACCCGGCGCGGAGCGACTACGACATCGTCGGTCTGGATAACCGGCGGGCCGGCTACGTGATGACGGATCACCTCATCCGGCAGGGTGCGCAACGCGTCGCCTTCTTTGCCGTGGAAGGCTCCGCGGAGACGGTGGACGACCGTATCGTCGGGTATCGCGAGGCGCTCTATGCAGCAGGAATGCCTCTCGATCCGGAGATGATTCTGCGTGCCGATCCGGCCGATGCCGCCACGCTTTCGACCCGCATTGCAGCGAAGAAGATCGATGCCTTGCTCTGCGCGAACGACCTCACGGCGGCTCATGTGATGCGCACGCTCCTTGGCCTGGGGCTAAGGATTCCCAGCGATATCCGCGTCGCGGGCATCGACGATGTGCGCTATGCCGAGCTTCTGCCTGTGCCTCTGACCACCTTGCACCAGCCCTGCCGGGACATCGGCGCGACCGCCATTGCGACCATGCTGGACCGGATCAGCAATCCTCATCTGCCGGCCCGTTCGGTGCTGCTGAACGGCTCGCTGGTGGTGCGCGAGTCCTGCGGGGCAAAGAAGCTTTAG
- a CDS encoding TonB-dependent receptor: MTTIRKHSGFTGTALAMLLGVMALLLPQTMKAQNNYGSIVGMVTDSSGATVAGAKVSLKNTDTNQTLETTTGNGGTYSFLNLNPGAYTANVSQTGFKASTQNAITVTVGGTTRVDVALEVGDVTQTVTVEAASAPLQTDSASLGGVVGGRQVLESPLNGRNVNNLLDFVPGVVPGGGTSGNTMANGGSGNFQAGGQTQAIAYGNYQIGGGFSGQSLFFIDGVGSNVPENNVNSIVPTQDAVQEFRVQTNNVSAEFGGFAGGVIQISTKQGTNTVHGSVYEYFRNTVLDANDWFSNHQGLKRSPLHQNQYGANIGLPIIKDKLFTFFSFERETLTSGAISTYTLPTAAQVAGDFSAAGLGNIYNPVTGAQYSCNGVLNVICPSQIDPTAAKILALESPLPNRPGLVNNFVATAPIEGAQNQFNVRVDYNLGKADQLFARYTFWNPHNGNSDPLGTKVGSGPTGNTTTEAVVGDNHVFNQSTIADLRVSWLENYNYQTPLSNGFNQSTINPNYGALQAQQVNKNQGLLPNISVPGYSLGVNLSQLYWLNTVYGLSGSITKVAGRHTIKVGGSGRQILWTNFGNNQGVGFGSTTAFTASPTLGGGNALASLLLGVPASTGITEVGTWRAVLHSYGFYATDTWQMTGKLTANLGVRWDQPGSYSEVNDLDTILNPTLATNLGSVTNPVTGNSTPVVGGLVYVNSSLYPSRREETQHWKLFSPRIGMNYRADSSTVFRGGYGISFLPAEITADSPGGAPINNASTSLSNTPGGTVNTTVANPFPNGILLPSGRTAAALNAVLGQGIGSRIPDQPYGYVQQWNVGTERAFGSKTSATISYAGAKGTHLTLSQGYTGTGLNLNQLPDQYNSIGGSAGLGTGLFKPVANPLYGKIPAGGQLGGPTILQGYLLKPFPQYTSVNQTVPRKGSSTYEALQATFNRRFDHGGLIQVAYTWAKLLSNTENTSSFQDGQGGQGVVQDNYNLRAEKSVSMQDLTNNLVINYGVDLPFGRGQKYLNASNALINTVIGGWRVNGITTFHSGLPLPFSTSGNSLSNYFGSGPIRPNVVSGCNKQVGGSAQSRVNNWFNKACFTIPTDFTFGNESRVDSKLRSAGAANFDFSANKSFPIWEKVTGKFSIEAFNLFNRAQFGAPDTNLNDGAYGTVTRQANTPRVLQAAMRLSF, translated from the coding sequence ATGACAACGATCAGGAAACACTCTGGATTCACAGGCACCGCGCTCGCAATGCTGCTGGGAGTGATGGCTCTCTTGCTTCCGCAGACGATGAAGGCGCAGAACAATTACGGCTCGATCGTGGGGATGGTCACGGACTCCTCCGGAGCGACCGTGGCTGGAGCCAAGGTTTCCCTCAAGAACACCGATACCAACCAAACGCTGGAGACGACGACTGGGAACGGCGGAACGTACAGCTTCCTGAATCTGAATCCCGGGGCGTATACGGCGAATGTCTCGCAGACCGGTTTCAAGGCGTCGACGCAGAACGCCATCACCGTGACGGTCGGAGGCACGACGCGTGTCGATGTTGCGCTGGAGGTGGGTGATGTCACGCAGACGGTGACGGTCGAAGCGGCCTCGGCCCCGTTGCAGACGGATAGCGCTTCGCTGGGCGGTGTCGTCGGTGGGCGCCAGGTGCTGGAGTCGCCGCTGAACGGACGCAACGTGAACAACCTTCTCGACTTCGTTCCGGGTGTTGTGCCTGGCGGCGGCACCTCGGGCAATACCATGGCGAACGGCGGCAGTGGCAACTTCCAGGCCGGCGGTCAGACCCAGGCGATCGCCTATGGCAACTACCAGATTGGCGGCGGCTTCAGCGGACAGAGCCTCTTCTTCATCGACGGCGTCGGCTCCAATGTGCCTGAAAACAATGTGAATTCAATCGTTCCCACGCAGGATGCCGTCCAGGAGTTCCGCGTTCAGACCAACAACGTCAGTGCGGAGTTTGGCGGGTTCGCCGGCGGCGTCATCCAAATTTCGACCAAGCAGGGAACCAACACCGTGCATGGTTCGGTGTATGAGTACTTTCGCAACACGGTGCTGGATGCGAACGACTGGTTCAGCAACCATCAGGGCCTGAAGCGCTCGCCGCTGCACCAGAACCAGTACGGCGCGAACATCGGCCTGCCGATCATCAAGGACAAGCTCTTCACCTTCTTCTCCTTCGAGCGCGAGACGCTGACGTCGGGCGCCATCTCGACGTACACGCTGCCCACGGCGGCGCAGGTGGCTGGAGACTTCTCCGCCGCAGGCCTCGGCAACATCTACAACCCGGTCACCGGCGCACAGTACTCCTGCAACGGTGTGCTGAATGTGATCTGCCCCAGCCAGATCGACCCCACCGCGGCGAAGATTCTTGCGCTGGAGTCGCCTCTGCCCAATCGTCCTGGACTGGTGAATAACTTCGTCGCCACGGCTCCGATCGAGGGCGCACAGAATCAGTTCAACGTTCGCGTCGACTACAACCTGGGCAAGGCCGATCAGCTCTTCGCTCGCTACACGTTCTGGAATCCGCATAACGGCAACAGCGATCCGCTCGGCACCAAAGTGGGCTCGGGTCCCACGGGCAACACCACCACCGAGGCTGTCGTCGGCGACAATCACGTCTTCAACCAGTCCACCATCGCCGACCTCCGCGTTTCCTGGCTCGAGAACTACAACTACCAGACGCCGCTTTCGAACGGCTTCAACCAGAGCACGATCAACCCCAACTACGGCGCGCTCCAGGCCCAGCAGGTGAACAAGAATCAGGGCCTTCTGCCGAACATCAGCGTCCCGGGCTACAGCCTGGGCGTCAACCTCTCGCAGCTCTACTGGCTCAACACGGTCTATGGTTTGAGCGGCAGCATCACCAAGGTTGCCGGTCGTCACACCATCAAGGTCGGCGGCAGCGGCCGGCAGATTCTGTGGACGAACTTCGGCAACAACCAGGGCGTCGGTTTCGGTTCCACGACGGCCTTCACGGCGAGCCCCACGCTTGGCGGTGGCAACGCGCTCGCATCGCTCCTGCTTGGCGTTCCGGCCAGCACGGGGATCACCGAGGTCGGCACGTGGCGCGCGGTACTGCACTCCTACGGCTTCTACGCGACCGACACCTGGCAGATGACCGGTAAGCTCACGGCGAATCTGGGCGTCCGTTGGGATCAGCCCGGCTCCTACTCCGAGGTCAACGATCTCGACACGATCCTCAACCCGACACTCGCAACGAACCTTGGTAGCGTCACCAATCCCGTCACCGGCAACAGCACGCCCGTCGTGGGTGGTCTGGTTTACGTCAACAGCTCGCTCTACCCATCACGCCGTGAAGAGACGCAGCACTGGAAGCTCTTCTCCCCGCGCATCGGTATGAACTACCGCGCGGACTCCAGCACCGTCTTCCGCGGCGGCTACGGCATCTCCTTCCTGCCGGCGGAGATCACGGCCGACTCACCCGGCGGAGCGCCGATCAACAATGCGAGCACCAGCCTCTCCAATACGCCGGGTGGAACCGTCAATACGACTGTCGCTAACCCCTTCCCGAACGGGATCCTTCTGCCCTCCGGTCGCACTGCCGCCGCGCTGAACGCGGTGCTGGGGCAGGGGATCGGTTCACGCATTCCCGACCAGCCCTACGGCTACGTGCAGCAGTGGAACGTAGGCACGGAGCGCGCCTTTGGCAGCAAGACCTCCGCAACCATCTCCTACGCCGGCGCGAAGGGCACGCACCTCACGCTCTCGCAGGGCTATACCGGAACGGGCCTCAACCTCAACCAGCTCCCCGACCAGTACAACTCGATCGGCGGTTCGGCCGGTCTCGGCACCGGTCTCTTCAAGCCCGTCGCCAACCCGCTCTATGGCAAGATCCCCGCAGGCGGACAGCTTGGCGGACCCACCATCCTCCAGGGCTATCTCCTGAAGCCGTTCCCGCAGTACACCTCGGTCAACCAGACGGTCCCGCGTAAGGGAAGCTCAACCTACGAGGCTCTGCAGGCAACCTTCAACCGCCGCTTCGACCATGGCGGTCTCATCCAGGTCGCCTACACCTGGGCCAAGCTGCTGAGCAACACGGAGAACACCAGCAGCTTCCAGGATGGACAAGGCGGACAGGGCGTCGTGCAGGACAACTACAACCTGCGCGCCGAGAAGTCGGTCAGCATGCAGGATCTGACCAACAACCTCGTCATCAACTATGGCGTCGACCTCCCCTTCGGTCGCGGGCAGAAGTACCTGAATGCAAGCAATGCCTTGATCAATACGGTCATCGGCGGCTGGCGCGTCAACGGCATCACCACCTTCCACAGTGGTCTGCCGCTCCCTTTCTCCACGTCGGGTAACTCGCTCAGCAACTACTTTGGTTCGGGGCCCATCCGCCCGAATGTGGTCTCCGGGTGCAACAAGCAGGTCGGTGGATCGGCGCAGAGCCGCGTGAACAACTGGTTCAACAAGGCCTGCTTCACCATCCCAACCGACTTCACCTTTGGCAACGAGAGCCGCGTCGATAGCAAGCTGCGCTCGGCTGGAGCAGCGAACTTCGACTTCTCCGCAAACAAGAGCTTCCCCATCTGGGAGAAGGTCACCGGCAAGTTCAGCATCGAAGCCTTCAACCTCTTCAACCGCGCTCAGTTTGGCGCGCCCGATACCAACCTCAACGATGGAGCATATGGCACGGTCACCCGCCAGGCCAATACGCCGCGTGTACTGCAGGCAGCCATGCGTCTCTCGTTCTAA
- a CDS encoding carbohydrate kinase family protein, with protein sequence MVSCVIGEILWDIFPDGERFGGAALNFCANLQRLGDQAILFSAVGDDLHGHMALETMRGLGIGTQGIRVVGSVPTGTARVSMNEAGEASFVIPRPAAFDEVEVDAAMLMTLEASGVDWVYFGTLLQTNAATERLTHSLKHALKPARGFYDVNLRTGHWNLALVQRLSQLASVMKLNEVEAETLFSLTNASEESFTLERFCTRWAATHGIGVICITLGPAGCMIYDEGAFHHVPGFPVTVCDTVGSGDAFAAAFLHGYELGWPTASAARFANALGAIVASRAGATPSWSIAEVESMLGKQFMDDLS encoded by the coding sequence ATGGTGAGTTGCGTGATTGGGGAGATCCTTTGGGATATCTTCCCGGACGGTGAGCGTTTCGGGGGAGCAGCTCTCAACTTCTGCGCCAATCTGCAACGGCTCGGCGACCAAGCCATCCTCTTCAGCGCGGTCGGAGACGACCTCCACGGGCACATGGCGCTCGAGACGATGCGGGGACTCGGGATCGGGACGCAGGGTATCCGGGTAGTCGGTTCCGTTCCGACCGGCACGGCCCGCGTCTCGATGAACGAAGCGGGCGAGGCCTCGTTCGTCATTCCGCGCCCTGCTGCCTTCGACGAAGTTGAGGTCGACGCAGCGATGCTGATGACGCTGGAAGCGAGCGGCGTCGACTGGGTGTACTTCGGCACGCTTCTCCAGACGAATGCTGCGACGGAGCGGCTCACCCACAGCCTGAAGCACGCGCTCAAGCCTGCCCGCGGCTTCTACGATGTCAATCTGCGCACTGGGCACTGGAATCTGGCGCTCGTGCAAAGGCTTTCGCAACTCGCGTCCGTGATGAAGCTGAACGAGGTCGAAGCGGAGACCCTCTTCTCGCTGACCAATGCGTCGGAAGAATCCTTCACGCTCGAGCGCTTCTGTACCCGTTGGGCCGCCACTCATGGGATCGGGGTGATCTGCATCACGCTTGGGCCAGCCGGGTGCATGATCTACGACGAGGGTGCGTTCCATCATGTCCCCGGTTTCCCGGTCACCGTCTGCGACACCGTCGGCTCCGGCGACGCCTTCGCCGCAGCGTTCCTCCATGGGTATGAGCTGGGTTGGCCCACCGCGAGCGCCGCGCGCTTCGCCAATGCGCTGGGCGCGATCGTGGCCAGCCGCGCCGGCGCCACGCCCTCGTGGAGCATCGCCGAGGTCGAGTCGATGCTGGGCAAGCAGTTCATGGACGATCTGTCTTGA